From Actinoplanes oblitus, a single genomic window includes:
- a CDS encoding oligosaccharide flippase family protein, producing the protein MTDLNRRVATAARWSLINTIVRRIGTFASGVVLARLFFGPYEWGLYAVGLLVLAMLLSLNEMGVSLALVRWEGDIRRFAPTVLTLSTLSSTAFYVVLYFSAPTVARLLGSPDATTMLRVLCLSVIIDGIACVPLGQLNREFQQFRRTVVDILNFAVNTGATIAFAAAGVGAMSFAWGSLAGNLVALVGFGLCAPGMLRFGWNRDQARQLIRYGLPLASASLLTLGIVNVDSVVVGSVLGPAALGIYAMAFNMSSWPVRMVSETARRVSFAGFSRLADSAPAEFASGFVRAFTLVIAAAVPICVVLGVLAEPIITFVYGDQWAAAALPLQFLVGLGLLRTAVELAYDCLATRVRKTLMLMQAWWLFSLIPVLLLFAHRWGVPGVGAGQLVVAALLVAPVFLVALVRLGIPAGQILLACVRPLLGGVAMGAVAWAAHHWLGGGFVGLTVAGLAALAAYVPFVLPIVKRLRSGMAGTDEVPAGEPALAAAAADPS; encoded by the coding sequence GTGACGGACCTGAACCGACGGGTGGCCACCGCCGCCCGCTGGAGCTTGATCAACACCATCGTTCGCCGGATCGGCACCTTCGCCTCCGGCGTCGTGCTGGCCCGCCTCTTTTTCGGGCCGTACGAGTGGGGCCTCTACGCGGTCGGCCTGCTGGTGCTGGCGATGCTGCTCTCGCTCAACGAGATGGGCGTCAGCCTGGCCCTGGTGCGCTGGGAGGGCGACATCCGTCGCTTCGCGCCCACCGTGCTGACCCTCTCCACGCTCAGCAGCACCGCGTTCTATGTCGTGTTGTACTTCTCCGCGCCGACGGTGGCCCGGCTGCTCGGCTCGCCGGACGCCACCACGATGCTCCGGGTGCTGTGCCTCAGCGTGATCATCGACGGTATCGCCTGCGTCCCGCTGGGCCAGCTGAACCGGGAGTTCCAGCAGTTCCGCCGCACCGTGGTGGACATCCTCAACTTCGCCGTCAACACCGGCGCCACCATCGCGTTCGCCGCGGCCGGCGTCGGTGCGATGAGCTTCGCCTGGGGCTCGCTGGCCGGCAACCTGGTGGCGCTGGTCGGCTTCGGGCTGTGCGCGCCCGGCATGCTGCGGTTCGGCTGGAACCGCGACCAGGCCCGGCAGCTGATCCGGTACGGCCTGCCGCTGGCCTCGGCCAGCCTGCTCACCCTGGGCATCGTCAACGTGGACTCGGTGGTGGTCGGCTCGGTGCTCGGCCCGGCCGCGCTCGGCATTTACGCGATGGCCTTCAACATGTCGAGCTGGCCGGTGCGGATGGTGTCGGAGACCGCCCGGCGGGTGTCGTTCGCCGGCTTCTCCCGGCTCGCCGACTCCGCGCCGGCCGAGTTCGCGAGCGGTTTCGTCCGCGCCTTCACGCTCGTCATCGCGGCCGCGGTGCCGATCTGCGTGGTGCTCGGCGTGCTGGCCGAGCCGATCATCACGTTCGTCTACGGTGACCAGTGGGCGGCCGCCGCGCTGCCGCTGCAGTTCCTGGTCGGCCTCGGCCTGTTGCGGACCGCCGTCGAGCTGGCCTACGACTGCCTGGCCACCCGGGTCCGCAAGACCCTCATGCTGATGCAGGCCTGGTGGCTGTTCTCGCTCATCCCGGTGCTGCTGCTCTTCGCCCACCGGTGGGGCGTGCCGGGCGTCGGCGCCGGCCAGCTGGTGGTGGCCGCCCTACTGGTCGCCCCGGTCTTCCTGGTCGCGCTGGTCCGGCTCGGCATCCCGGCCGGCCAGATCCTGCTCGCCTGCGTCCGCCCGCTGCTCGGCGGCGTGGCCATGGGCGCTGTCGCCTGGGCCGCGCACCACTGGCTCGGCGGCGGGTTCGTCGGCCTGACCGTGGCCGGCCTCGCCGCCCTCGCGGCCTACGTGCCGTTCGTCCTTCCCATCGTGAAACGCCTCCGGTCCGGCATGGCCGGCACCGACGAGGTGCCCGCCGGCGAGCCCGCTCTCGCGGCCGCGGCAGCCGACCCCTCCTAG
- a CDS encoding glycosyltransferase family 2 protein has product MRSLKRRLRERYGWLPLEELRNKVVLGHTAVGLGRFERSEVRRLLRGMPGGVRPRARVAVVVLTYKRPGGLLRAVESVLAQTMEDLVLVVVDDAGGQLPEFPADPRLHVVSLRHNINVPGVGRNVGIGLTESSYVAFLDDDNTWDKHHLETALARLDDGRDADRPDAVYTAMRRLMPDGTVRDVLSVPFDRKLAWERCYLDNNPLVLRRLPSTRFSRLRRTTSVAPKEDWELVYRFSRRHRVEHIPEPTVNYTINPDSYWTPWELS; this is encoded by the coding sequence ATGCGTTCGTTGAAGCGGCGACTGCGCGAGCGATACGGCTGGCTGCCCCTCGAGGAACTGCGCAACAAGGTGGTGCTCGGGCACACCGCTGTCGGCCTCGGCCGGTTCGAGCGCTCGGAGGTGCGCCGCCTGCTGCGCGGGATGCCCGGCGGGGTGCGCCCGCGGGCCCGGGTAGCCGTCGTCGTGCTGACCTACAAGCGCCCCGGCGGCCTGCTGCGGGCTGTCGAGTCGGTCCTCGCCCAGACCATGGAGGACCTGGTCCTGGTGGTGGTCGACGACGCGGGCGGCCAGCTGCCCGAGTTCCCGGCGGACCCGCGGCTGCACGTGGTGAGCCTGCGGCACAACATCAACGTGCCGGGTGTCGGGCGCAACGTCGGGATCGGCCTGACCGAGTCGTCGTACGTGGCGTTCCTCGACGACGACAACACCTGGGACAAGCACCACCTGGAGACCGCCCTGGCCCGGTTGGACGACGGGCGCGACGCGGACCGTCCGGACGCGGTCTACACCGCGATGCGGCGGCTGATGCCGGACGGGACCGTCCGCGACGTGCTGTCCGTGCCGTTCGACCGCAAGCTCGCCTGGGAGCGCTGCTATCTCGACAACAACCCGCTCGTCCTGCGCCGGCTGCCGAGCACCCGGTTCAGCCGGTTGCGCCGCACCACGTCGGTGGCGCCGAAGGAGGACTGGGAGCTGGTCTACCGGTTCAGCCGGCGGCACCGCGTCGAGCACATCCCGGAGCCGACAGTGAACTACACCATCAACCCGGACAGCTACTGGACCCCTTGGGAGCTTTCATGA